A genomic segment from Segniliparus rotundus DSM 44985 encodes:
- the modA gene encoding molybdate ABC transporter substrate-binding protein — protein MSSVMRTFTATAIAATGIASCAHSETEQARGITVFAAASLQKVFTELGKQFEAQHPGTSVRFTFAGSPTLVAQLDQGARGDVLASADEANMDRARESQLVGEARVFATNRLVIVTARGNPKRIAKLADLANPDLAVVVCAAQVPCGALAGKVEAKAGVVVRARSQEPSVADVLAKVASGEADAGLVYSTDASAAGGTVSSVPVPEGDALATRYPIAVLDQAKGGPRGATAEAFVALVLSPQGQEVFGNAGFGKP, from the coding sequence ATGTCGAGCGTGATGCGGACGTTCACGGCGACGGCCATCGCCGCCACGGGCATTGCCTCCTGCGCGCACAGCGAGACGGAGCAGGCGCGGGGCATCACGGTGTTCGCGGCGGCGTCGCTGCAGAAAGTGTTCACGGAGCTCGGCAAACAGTTCGAGGCGCAGCACCCGGGGACGAGTGTGCGGTTCACCTTCGCTGGTTCGCCCACGCTGGTGGCGCAGCTCGACCAAGGGGCGCGGGGTGATGTGCTGGCTTCGGCTGACGAGGCGAATATGGACCGCGCGAGGGAAAGCCAATTGGTGGGCGAAGCGCGGGTTTTCGCGACGAACCGACTGGTGATCGTGACGGCCCGGGGCAACCCGAAGCGCATAGCGAAGCTCGCGGACCTGGCGAACCCGGATCTTGCGGTCGTGGTGTGCGCGGCGCAGGTGCCGTGCGGGGCGCTGGCGGGGAAGGTCGAGGCGAAGGCGGGTGTTGTGGTCCGGGCGCGCAGCCAGGAGCCCTCGGTGGCCGATGTGCTCGCGAAGGTGGCGTCGGGGGAGGCGGACGCGGGCCTGGTGTACAGCACGGACGCGAGCGCGGCCGGGGGCACGGTGTCGTCGGTGCCGGTCCCGGAAGGCGATGCGCTGGCGACGCGGTACCCGATCGCGGTCCTCGACCAGGCGAAGGGCGGCCCGCGCGGCGCGACTGCGGAGGCTTTTGTGGCGTTGGTGCTCAGCCCGCAGGGCCAGGAAGTGTTCGGGAACGCGGGCTTTGGGAAGCCGTAG
- a CDS encoding ABC transporter permease: MGSRRRAGATGAGISPGLLVPAALGLVLVTLPVLCLPRGVAFGQLPALARSVAARDALRLSLVTTTSATALVLLCGVPLALVLARSGARGSVLLRGALLVPLALPPVVGGMALLSAFGRRGLLGHWLDEAGVRIAFSTTAVVLAQAFVALPFFALAFSGALIAAGSAPERAAAGLGARPWQVLWRVTLPRLRPALVSAAALAFARALGEFGATLTFAGSFQGVTRTLPLEVYLQREVDPAAAQALSLAFLAVAAGLVLLTLWADRRRAAQERRRLEAAR; encoded by the coding sequence TTGGGAAGCCGTAGGCGCGCGGGCGCGACGGGAGCCGGGATTTCGCCGGGGCTGCTGGTGCCCGCCGCGCTGGGCCTGGTGCTGGTGACGCTGCCGGTGCTGTGCCTGCCGAGGGGGGTCGCGTTCGGCCAGCTGCCTGCGTTGGCGCGCTCGGTCGCGGCGCGGGACGCGCTGCGGCTGTCGTTGGTGACGACGACGAGCGCGACGGCGCTCGTGTTGCTGTGCGGTGTCCCGCTCGCGCTGGTCCTCGCCCGCAGCGGCGCGCGCGGTTCGGTGTTGTTGCGCGGCGCGCTGCTGGTGCCGTTGGCGCTGCCGCCGGTGGTGGGCGGCATGGCGTTGCTCTCCGCGTTCGGCAGGCGCGGTTTGCTCGGGCATTGGCTCGACGAGGCCGGGGTGCGGATCGCGTTCTCGACCACTGCTGTTGTCCTCGCCCAGGCTTTCGTGGCGCTGCCGTTTTTCGCGCTGGCTTTTTCGGGCGCGCTCATCGCGGCGGGGTCTGCGCCGGAACGCGCGGCGGCGGGGCTCGGGGCGCGGCCGTGGCAGGTGCTGTGGCGGGTGACGTTGCCGAGGCTGCGTCCGGCGTTGGTGTCGGCGGCCGCGTTGGCGTTCGCCAGGGCGCTCGGGGAGTTCGGGGCGACTTTGACGTTCGCGGGCAGCTTCCAGGGGGTCACCCGGACGTTGCCGTTGGAGGTGTATTTGCAGCGGGAGGTGGACCCCGCCGCCGCGCAAGCGCTCTCCCTCGCGTTCCTGGCGGTCGCTGCCGGGTTGGTGCTGCTCACGTTGTGGGCGGATCGCCGCCGGGCCGCGCAGGAGCGTCGGCGGTTGGAGGCGGCGCGATGA
- a CDS encoding sulfate/molybdate ABC transporter ATP-binding protein: protein MSGAALRVDVAAAARGVEAAFEVPGGQCAALIGPNGAGKSSLLAMVSGGLRPDRGQVLVGGRDVAPTPVWRRKVALLAQRAVLFEHLDVLDNVAFAPRVAGLSVARSRALAREWLEQLGALRWAARRPHELSGGQAQRVALAQALAADPQVLLLDEPFAAMDVQAAAELRAVLRRLLDGRTCVLATHDFADVATLADVVVVLDAGRVAQTTSPEGLVADPATEFAARLVGLNRVGSALFPPTAARVVLGAEAPPRHGGACIEGAFIGIVSHGEGLRALCRVGDCVVEAQVGHDLAQRLEPGTAVGIAVEDTAR from the coding sequence ATGAGCGGCGCGGCGTTGCGGGTGGATGTGGCCGCCGCGGCGCGGGGCGTGGAGGCGGCTTTCGAGGTTCCCGGCGGGCAGTGCGCGGCGTTGATCGGCCCGAACGGGGCGGGTAAATCAAGCCTGCTCGCAATGGTTTCGGGCGGGTTGCGGCCAGACCGGGGGCAGGTCCTTGTCGGGGGCCGGGACGTGGCGCCGACGCCGGTGTGGCGGCGCAAAGTCGCGCTGCTCGCGCAACGCGCGGTGCTGTTCGAGCATCTGGACGTGTTGGACAATGTGGCGTTCGCGCCGAGGGTCGCTGGTCTTTCCGTCGCGCGCTCCCGCGCGCTGGCCCGCGAATGGTTGGAGCAGCTCGGCGCTTTGCGGTGGGCCGCGCGGCGCCCGCATGAGCTGTCCGGCGGGCAGGCGCAGCGGGTGGCGCTCGCCCAGGCCCTCGCCGCCGACCCCCAGGTGCTGCTGTTGGACGAGCCGTTCGCCGCGATGGACGTGCAGGCCGCGGCGGAGCTGCGGGCCGTGTTGCGTCGGCTGCTCGACGGCCGGACGTGCGTGCTGGCGACGCACGATTTCGCGGACGTCGCGACCCTCGCCGATGTTGTTGTGGTGCTCGATGCGGGGCGGGTGGCGCAGACGACCAGCCCCGAGGGGCTTGTCGCCGACCCGGCGACCGAGTTCGCGGCTCGTCTTGTGGGGCTCAACCGTGTCGGGTCGGCGTTGTTCCCGCCCACAGCGGCGAGAGTGGTGTTGGGCGCGGAGGCGCCGCCGCGACACGGTGGCGCATGCATCGAGGGCGCGTTCATCGGGATCGTCTCGCACGGCGAAGGTTTGCGGGCGCTGTGCCGGGTGGGGGATTGCGTGGTCGAGGCGCAGGTCGGCCATGATCTCGCGCAGCGGCTCGAACCGGGCACGGCGGTGGGGATCGCCGTCGAGGACACTGCGCGCTGA
- a CDS encoding DUF3298 domain-containing protein, whose product MRRLLTALIATGLLAGPAAAPALADQASVCAQAGGAWREHGEYPRHTDEARCEFQESLSDDRTVSYSSPVPGDMLGDEWVESQLAAFIKSRFAQLRSSIPSAPQTSVSGDIDEHHDYRHSASVQSLVFHETVSVSAAAHPNDECLTLTFDLAEHRQLRISDLFKAGTNIPATITPLVLRDAKQGTLGQLSIGTYNDGSYSAFALTPTDLVVYLPAERVGAVNAGAFSATIPLSAFGDTLRPEYRSS is encoded by the coding sequence ATGCGACGTTTGCTCACCGCGCTCATCGCGACCGGCCTGCTCGCAGGACCAGCCGCCGCCCCGGCCCTCGCGGACCAGGCCAGCGTGTGCGCCCAGGCAGGCGGGGCGTGGCGCGAGCACGGCGAGTACCCGCGCCACACCGACGAGGCGCGCTGCGAGTTCCAGGAAAGCCTGTCCGACGACCGAACAGTCAGCTACAGCAGCCCCGTGCCGGGCGACATGCTCGGCGACGAGTGGGTCGAGTCGCAGCTCGCCGCCTTCATCAAGAGCCGGTTCGCCCAGTTGCGCTCCTCGATCCCCTCCGCGCCGCAAACCTCGGTTTCCGGCGACATCGACGAACACCACGACTACCGGCACTCCGCCTCGGTGCAGAGCCTCGTGTTCCACGAGACAGTGTCCGTCTCGGCCGCGGCGCACCCGAACGACGAGTGCCTGACCCTGACATTCGACTTGGCCGAGCACCGGCAACTGCGCATCTCGGACCTGTTCAAAGCGGGGACGAACATCCCGGCCACGATCACGCCGCTGGTGCTGCGCGACGCGAAACAGGGGACGCTCGGGCAGCTCTCCATCGGAACCTACAACGACGGCTCCTACTCGGCGTTCGCTTTGACCCCGACCGACCTGGTCGTCTACTTGCCCGCCGAGCGTGTCGGGGCGGTGAACGCGGGCGCGTTCTCCGCCACGATCCCGCTCAGCGCGTTCGGGGACACGCTCCGGCCGGAATACCGCTCGAGCTGA
- a CDS encoding TIGR03943 family putative permease subunit yields the protein MRRETQHLILLLLGGAVLKISLNGNYARYVKPALGPWLTATGAAAVLLAVALIAASFRSKPTEHEHEHEHHHSSRMAWLLMVPALVLLFAPPPVLTVDQPPAQAQAAPADPAPYPPLPPGQPSMKLIDFVGRALGAPATLDGREVSLVGFVRKLPDGLYLARVFIWCCAADARSVVLKLDVDPARAPAQDLADKQWVRLIGTYVPGSIDNDPEDIPTVRVIHVAPIPPPENPYET from the coding sequence GTGCGCCGAGAGACACAACACTTGATCCTGCTGCTGCTGGGCGGGGCCGTGCTCAAGATCTCGTTGAACGGGAACTATGCGCGGTATGTGAAACCCGCGCTCGGGCCGTGGCTCACGGCGACCGGCGCGGCGGCCGTGCTGCTCGCGGTGGCGCTCATCGCGGCGAGTTTTCGCAGCAAGCCCACAGAGCACGAGCACGAGCACGAGCACCATCATTCGAGCCGGATGGCGTGGTTGTTGATGGTTCCGGCGTTGGTGCTGCTCTTCGCGCCGCCGCCGGTGTTGACCGTGGACCAGCCGCCCGCGCAGGCGCAGGCGGCTCCAGCCGACCCGGCCCCCTACCCGCCGCTGCCCCCGGGCCAACCGTCGATGAAGCTGATCGACTTCGTCGGCCGGGCGCTCGGGGCCCCGGCCACGCTCGACGGCAGGGAGGTCTCGTTGGTCGGTTTCGTCCGGAAACTCCCCGACGGACTCTATTTGGCCAGGGTGTTCATCTGGTGTTGCGCGGCGGACGCGCGCTCGGTGGTGCTCAAGCTCGACGTGGACCCTGCCCGCGCCCCCGCGCAGGACCTCGCCGACAAACAGTGGGTGCGGCTGATCGGGACATACGTGCCGGGCAGCATCGACAACGACCCGGAGGACATTCCGACCGTGCGCGTCATACACGTCGCGCCCATCCCGCCGCCCGAGAACCCGTACGAGACCTGA
- a CDS encoding permease gives MRPQAGSVRVSSVWVFTLALLLFILFADQLSGAFAAHPALAEAATVFSGIFVQAIPFVALGVLVSALIAAFLPGDDLRKLLPAGRRARVLAAGLAGVGLPACECASAPIASRMLDSGVGRGAAIAFLLSAPAINPVVIAATFVAFPDRPQMALCRFAASLLVAWLVGLVFAKSSAEREPPPNAAHPHEVAGSWSDRFLAAAQADLLSSGSFLVAGAAFAAIAHVALPPSWLAALGASLVPAIAAMAVFAVVLSVCSEADAFVAASFTTMPSTAQLVFLVVSPMVDLKLVAMHVGMFGTKFTARLDAVVLAIAVLMAAAAGLLVFGGGR, from the coding sequence GTGCGCCCGCAAGCCGGCTCCGTCCGCGTCTCCTCGGTATGGGTGTTCACGCTTGCCCTTCTGCTGTTCATTCTGTTCGCCGATCAGCTCTCGGGGGCGTTCGCGGCGCACCCGGCCCTGGCCGAGGCGGCCACCGTCTTCTCGGGCATTTTCGTGCAGGCGATCCCGTTCGTGGCGTTGGGCGTGCTGGTGAGCGCGCTCATCGCGGCCTTTTTGCCCGGCGACGACCTGCGCAAGCTCCTTCCTGCTGGCAGGCGGGCCCGAGTGCTGGCGGCGGGGTTGGCCGGGGTGGGGTTGCCCGCGTGCGAGTGCGCGTCTGCGCCGATCGCGAGCCGAATGCTCGATTCGGGCGTCGGCAGGGGCGCGGCCATCGCTTTTTTGCTCTCCGCCCCGGCGATCAACCCGGTGGTGATCGCTGCGACGTTCGTGGCGTTCCCCGACCGGCCGCAGATGGCGTTGTGCAGGTTCGCGGCTTCCCTGCTGGTCGCGTGGCTCGTCGGCCTCGTGTTCGCCAAAAGCTCGGCAGAGCGGGAGCCGCCGCCGAACGCGGCGCACCCGCACGAGGTTGCGGGCTCCTGGTCCGACAGGTTCCTCGCGGCGGCCCAGGCGGACCTGCTGTCCTCGGGCTCGTTCCTGGTGGCCGGGGCGGCGTTCGCGGCAATCGCGCATGTGGCGCTGCCGCCGTCGTGGCTCGCGGCCCTCGGCGCCAGCCTTGTGCCCGCGATCGCGGCGATGGCCGTGTTCGCCGTCGTGCTTTCGGTGTGCTCGGAGGCGGACGCGTTCGTCGCGGCGAGCTTCACCACGATGCCCTCGACCGCGCAACTGGTCTTCCTGGTGGTGAGCCCGATGGTGGACCTGAAACTCGTCGCGATGCATGTGGGGATGTTCGGCACGAAATTCACGGCGCGGCTGGACGCGGTTGTTCTCGCCATAGCGGTCCTGATGGCGGCCGCGGCCGGTCTGCTGGTGTTCGGAGGAGGTCGATAA
- a CDS encoding alpha/beta hydrolase family protein: MRKEWRRLASRLVASSVPFVLAVCGLGACGQDKAAPPPPPPPAPPSAPPNTTTTPTSVPPGTKLSSQEAPADWKRLLPPGADATLIRYRSVSGLDGSATEVGGVVLTPAGPAPKEGWPIITVGHGLTGVRGDCGAAEHPLLASVTKRLAPLVKAGYLVVMSDYQGLSSAGTHPFLDPKTAAYNLIDAVAAARQLVPQHSNKWAAMGHSQGGQAAWAALEHAKEYGKSFQFVGAVALAPAVNGAAAFDAALHGKLTKLQESLFPALIAGYLARHPDGKWEDFLSGALLENHDVLLSCAPEDMQKRAAVLSRITPGDVVPDTEQAQAKLRAWLEEVSLPKTAGDGPLLVVQGAKDELIEPEWTREAVRQGCALGLRVQEIVRPGQGHADVEDDKDVLDWLGARFAGDQPAPTSCE; the protein is encoded by the coding sequence GTGCGAAAAGAGTGGCGCCGGTTGGCGAGCCGACTTGTGGCCTCATCGGTTCCGTTCGTTTTGGCCGTGTGCGGCCTGGGCGCCTGCGGCCAGGACAAAGCCGCTCCGCCCCCGCCTCCTCCGCCCGCCCCGCCCTCCGCGCCCCCGAACACGACCACGACGCCGACGAGCGTCCCGCCCGGCACGAAGCTCTCCTCGCAGGAGGCTCCTGCCGACTGGAAGCGGCTCCTCCCGCCGGGCGCGGACGCGACGCTGATCCGCTATCGCTCCGTCTCGGGCCTTGACGGCTCCGCGACCGAGGTCGGCGGCGTCGTCCTCACCCCCGCCGGACCCGCCCCGAAAGAGGGGTGGCCCATTATCACCGTCGGCCACGGCCTGACCGGTGTGCGCGGGGACTGCGGGGCTGCCGAGCACCCGCTGCTCGCCAGCGTCACCAAGCGGCTCGCCCCGCTGGTCAAAGCGGGCTACCTGGTCGTGATGAGCGATTACCAAGGGCTTTCCTCGGCGGGCACGCACCCGTTCCTGGACCCCAAGACCGCCGCGTACAACCTGATCGACGCGGTCGCCGCCGCGCGCCAGCTCGTCCCGCAACACTCCAACAAATGGGCCGCGATGGGCCATTCCCAAGGCGGCCAAGCCGCATGGGCGGCCTTGGAGCACGCGAAGGAGTACGGCAAATCGTTCCAGTTCGTCGGCGCTGTCGCGCTCGCCCCCGCGGTCAATGGCGCGGCAGCCTTCGACGCGGCGCTCCACGGCAAGCTGACCAAGCTGCAGGAGTCGCTGTTCCCGGCTCTGATCGCCGGGTACCTCGCGAGGCACCCCGACGGCAAATGGGAGGATTTCCTGTCCGGGGCCTTGCTGGAGAACCACGACGTTTTGCTCTCCTGCGCCCCAGAGGACATGCAGAAACGAGCCGCTGTCCTCTCCCGGATCACCCCTGGCGACGTGGTGCCGGACACGGAGCAGGCGCAGGCCAAGCTCCGGGCCTGGCTGGAGGAGGTCTCCTTGCCCAAAACGGCGGGGGACGGGCCGCTGTTGGTCGTGCAGGGGGCCAAGGACGAGCTCATCGAGCCCGAATGGACGCGGGAGGCGGTGCGGCAGGGCTGCGCGCTGGGCTTGCGCGTGCAGGAGATCGTCCGCCCCGGCCAAGGGCACGCTGACGTCGAAGACGACAAAGATGTGCTGGACTGGCTCGGGGCGCGCTTCGCCGGGGACCAGCCGGCGCCCACGAGCTGCGAGTA